GCTTGTTGGCCGGGAAATAACCACAGAAGCTGGTCGAGTACATTTTGGTGTACTGTCCGTTCTTGAATTTCCAAGCCGTTCCCGTTTTACCCGCAATTGGATAATCGGGCGTGCGAATGGCGCGCGCCGTACCTTCTACCACTACGCCTTCCAGCATGGCGTGCAGCTTAGCCAGGGTCTCGTCGGAGCAGATCTTAGGAATCAGCACTTTGGGCTCATAGTGCTCCAGCACCTGGCCATTCTGCTTGATTTCTTTCACAATCATGGGCTGCACCTTCACGCCATTATTAGCGATGGAGTTGTAGAAGGCCAGCGTTTGCAACGGCGCTAGCTTAAGCTCATAGCCAATGCACATGGTGGTGAGTGACGTGCGGCTCCACGAGCGATCGGTGGGGTCCTTGATGTAGGGCCTAGCTTCACCAGACATTTGGAACCCTAAGGGCTTATTCAGTCCAAATTTCTTCAGGTGCTCAGCGTAGCGCTCAGGCTTCTTGTTGAACTCCCGGTCGATGAGCACCGCTACGCCGATGTTCGATGACACCTCTATCACATGCTTCACCGACACTTTGCCGTAGGCATGCGTGTCCGATTTTACGGCGCCGCCAATGCGCATAGAGCCCGACCGGCCCGTATTCACGGTGTCGTCGAGGGAGATGTTGGGATTCTCCTCAAACAGCGCCATCATGGAGGCTAGCTTGAAGGTAGAGCCCGGCTCGGTGCGGCCTTGGTCGGCGAAGGCGTAGTTGTAATCCTCGCGGTACACGCCGTCGGCCACTTTACCTAGGTTTGCCACTGCCTTGATTTCGCCGGTTTGCACCTCCATCAGAATCACGCAGCCGTACTGCGCGTCGTTCTGGATCAGGGATTTGTACAGCGCGTTTTCGGCAACATCTTGCAAGTTGATGTCGAGCGTGGTCTGAATGTCGTAGCCGGGCTGTGGTTTCACTTCAGTGCCGTCATAAATCGGCTTGTTGCCCCCTGGCAGACGCTCAAACAATGCTTCGCCGTCTTTGCCAGCTAGGTAGCGGTTGTAGGTGAACTCCAGGCCAGCGCCATTTTTGTCTTCGTTCAGGAAGCCAACCGTGCGCTGCGCTAGCCCACCAAACGGCCGGAAGCGCTTGTCTACTTTCTCGAAAATAACGCCGCCCTTGTTTTTGCCAGCTCGGAAGACCGGCCACGAGGAGAGCATTTTTTTCTCCTGATAATTGATCTGCCGCGAATTGAGGCGCACATAACGCACCGACGCATTCTTGGCGTTTTTCAGCCGACGCTTATACTCCTGCGGCGAACGGTCGCCGAAGAAGCGCGACAGCAGTAACGCCAACGAATCAACTCCACTCTTAAAAGTCTCCTTGTCGACCACGCTGGGGTCCCAGGCCACTCGATAAAAGGGCAGCGAGGTTGCCATCATGCTTTTACCATCGCTGGCCAGGATGTTACCACGCGTAGCAAATACCGGCTGGTACACCACCCGGCGCTCCTGCTCCAAAGCGCGCCACTTCTCCCCTTCCTTAAATTGGATGCGCGACACCTTCCAGATGATGGCTGCCGAAAACAGGCAAACACCTAGGAATGCTAGGCGTACGCGCGTGACTATCGCCTTCTTGACATTACCTTTCATTGCGGTGGGATTCGGAACGATTGGATGAGTGCGGAGTAACTTCGGGCTCTACTTCAGCTGGCAAATCGGTAACGGGTGCGGGCGGCCCTGCCTCGGTGATGTTGGCTTCAGCCGGGGGTGCCGTAGTAGCCAAGGAGTCGGCTCTAGCACGTGCGGCAATGGAATCGGCCGTTAGCAACGGGACCATGTCCAGCGAAGCCTCGTTCAAGTCGCCAGCGGGCACATTGATGCGGAAAGGCGGCGACGAGCTTTCGACCAAGCCATACGCGGCTACTTTACGCGCTACCTCACTCTGCTTGCTAGCTTCCATGTAGTCGGCAGAGAGCGTAGTATAGTCAGCGCGCAGGTCTTCGGTTTCCAGCTTCAACTTCTGGATGTTGCGGTTCATGCGGTAGCCGTAGTGCGTGTTACCGATGTAGACCAGCGTTAAGAACATAATGAACAGCACGTGCGGCAGGAAGCGCACGGGCAAGCCCTCCCGAAACAGGCCATCCATGCGAATGGCGCGGTCGAGTACCGTGAATACGCTCCACGAGCTCCGTGGCCCTGTCTCTACTTCCGATTCGCGCTCGGCTTTAGGTTTTGGTTTTGGCGCTGGCTCCGGCGTCGGTTGGCTCACCGGCTCCGGCACAACGGCTACTACCTCGCGCGGCATATTGGCGCGGGGCTTCGTAACAGGTGGTTTTATCGTATTCAGAGCCATATTTCAAGCGTCGATTAACTATTTGTCCGTTCTGCCACGCGCAACTTGGCGCTGCGGGCGCGGCTGTTTTCGGCTATTTCCGCGGCAGAGGCTTCCACTGGTTTGCGCGTAAGCACCTCGAAAGGCGTGTGCGTGTGGCCGTAGAAATCCTTATCTACTTCGCCGAAGAACTTCCCCTTCGCCATGAAGTTCTTCACGAGTCGGTCTTCCAGCGAGTGGTAGCTCATCACAACCAACCGCCCGCCGGGCCGCAATACCTGAGCCGTTTGCTGGAGCATTTCCTGCAACGCGGTCATTTCGTCATTTACCTCAATTCGCAGAGCTTGGAATACTTGCGCTAAGTATTTGTTTTCCTTACCCCGCGGCATGCAGCTCGCAATAGCCTGCTTCAGCTCTCCGATGGTAGTAAGCTGCCGCCCACGTCTACCGGTCACGACGGCTTTGGCTAGGGTGCGAGCGTTCGTCACTTCTCCATACATGCCGAAGATGCGGTGCAAAGCCGTCTCATCGTAGTCGTTGATGATGTCGGCGGCGGTGCGGGTACCTTCCGGATCCATGCGCATATCCAGCGGTCCGTCGAAGCGGGTGCTGAAGCCGCGCGCTGGGGTATCGAACTGGTGCGACGACACTCCTAGGTCGGCCAACAAGCCATCAACGGGCAGCACGCCTAAACGGTCGAGCTCTTGGTGCAAGTCACGGAAATTGGCGCGAATGAAGGTGAACTGCGGTCGGGCTAGCTTAGCTGCCTCGCGCTCAGCATCGGCATCTTGATCGAAGCTGTAGAGATGACCCGTGGTGAGGCGTTCCAGCAACCGAGCCGAGTGGCCGCCACCGCCGAAGGTCACGTCCACGTAGCGCCCTTCTGGCTGCAGAGCTAGCCCCTCAAGGCACTCAGTCAGCATCACAGGCCGGTGGTAGGCGGTATCGTTGAGGTAGTTGCTCATGCGGCAGCGGAGCCGCCGAGCGGCATGTCAGTGGACAAAAACTTTTGGGCCAGCTGCGAGAAGCTCTTTTGGTCTTTGATCAGGAAGGCGTCGTAGCGCTCCGGGTCCCAGATTTCACAACGGTTACCCATCCCCACAATGATGGCTTCCTTCTCGATGCCGGCATAACGCAGCATGGTGCGCGGGAGCATGAAGCGCCCGATATTGTCAAGCTCCACCTCAGTCATGCCGCGGAAGAAATTTCGCTGGAATTGCCGGTACTCCTCGTTGAACTCATCCAAGGCCATCACCTTGTCGTGAATTACGCGCCAAGACGAGCTAGGGTACAAAACCAGACAAGGTTCGAAGCCACGCACGAGCACGAGTTGGTTTCCTGTCTCCTGCGGCAGACTTCCCTTCACCTTGGCGGGTAGCACCAAGCGCCCTTTCGGGTCCAGCTTGCACTCGTATTCGCCAGAGAGAAGATTCATGCCGGGTGGGCTCAGGTGAGGGATAATAGCAAAAGTACTCATTGGCCCCGAAAAGCCCACCACGATTTACCATTTTCTACCACCAGTTGAAAAGGCCATTTAGAAGCTCCAAAACGCATTTTTGGTTGTCCTAGGATTTCAACTCTAGAAAAAAGTGGTAGAAAATAGAAAACCTAGTAACGAAGTATCACGCCGAGTCCTTATCTAGAAATAATAAAATTGGTGCCCTCAAGAATGCAACAACCTAGGTATGATGTACCTAAACGAAGCATTTTATAAACTATTATGTACTAAGATTAACTAGATGAAGAACGTCATCAGCATACTCTTGCTTTATTTTCTAAGCACTTATGTGGCTTTGGCCCAGCAGAAACAAAAGGTGTTCTTCTCGGACGTCGACAACTTCTGGGTGGCTTACGACAGCATCCGAAGTACCACGGATAGCCTAAGGCAGATGCAGTACATCCAAAAACTGTACATTGATAAAGGCACCCCGGGCTTGAAGGCTTTCATGGAAGTGCGGGCATTTACCCCTCAAGAGTGGGTAAGTTCGATCAGACGTTACCCTAGGTTTTGGGCTGCTATTCGCCCGAATACGGAGCGAGCCAAAACGGCCGCGCAGGAGATAGAACCTGCAATCAAGAAGCTTAAGAAGCTGTATCCTGATCTACGCCCCGCCAGCATCTACTTCACCATTGGGGCGCTCCGCTCTGGCGGCACCGTCAAGGATAGTCTGGTCTTGATTGGAACTGAGCTAGCCCTCGGTACGGCGGCGACGGATGTTTCTGAGTTCTCGAAAAGCAAGCAGACATTTCTGGCTAGGCATTACAAATCTGAGCCGTCCAAGAACATTGTTCCGCTTAATATTCACGAATATGTGCACACGCAGGAAAAGGCTTATGGAATCACGCTGCTGGGGCAAGCGCTGAATGAGGGCGTCTGCGACTTCGTGACGGAATGTGTCACTGGCAAAGTCATGCCGCTCCCTTACATGGCCTACGGGCCCAAGCATGAGCAAGAGTTGAAGGAGAAATTTAAAGTGCAGATGTTCTCGCCCTACTACGGCAACTGGTTCTACAACCAAGAGTCCGATGACCCCAACCATGTACCTGACCTAGGCTATTACATGGGCTATGCTATTTGTAAGACTTACTATCAGCAAGCCAAGGACAAAAAGCGCGCAATCAAAGAGCTTATTGAGCTAGACTTCGCGAACACCGATATGGTAGAAGCTTTTTTAGCCAAGACCCACTACTACGCGGAGCCTCTCAACAAGACAAAGATTCTGCAAGCCTATGAAGCCAACCGGCCCGTTGTCACCAGCATCACCCCCGCTATTTCTACCGACGGATTTATTGCTAGTGATGCGCAGGAAATTCGAGTAGAATTTTCGAAAGCAATGGGACCAACCGCCACGACAGAGCTAGGTCCCGAGGCTGGCGGGAAAACACCCGTCGTACGAGGAGGCGGTTTTTCAGCCGATAAAAAGTCGTTTATCTACAAAGTAAATCTTAAGCCAGGTCAGACCTATGATCTAATCATCACAGGCCTTATGGAAGACAATGGTTTCCGGTCGCTAGACGGCTTCCCGTTAAAGTCTTACGAGCTAAAATTCAAGACCAGGTAAAAGCAACTAGCTCCAAATCCCGTACCTGCTGGCCTATTATTCTGCACAAGTCATTGCTTGTAAGTACCTATCTTTGTGCTGTGAAACGTCCGCTTACCCATCGGCTGTTTAGTGGCTTTTTGGCCCTGCTAGTCCTCACCGCTTCGGTGGGGCTAACGGTGCTGCGCCATACCTGCACCCAGAGCGGACACACCAGCACGGCCGTCATTTTTAGTACGCCGCACCACGGCTGCCCCAGCGTCAAGCCGGCACCCGAACCTCATTCGGCCAGCGCCCACCTCAAAGGCACCTGCTGCGACTTTAAAGCCAACTTCCACAAGCTCGATGCCTCTTCGTCGGACGTGAGTTGGGTGAAAAGCTTGGTGCCGGAGTTTGTGGCCGCTTGGCTGCCTATGCACGGTTGGCCGACGGCTCCTACCGCGCCCCAGGTTGCGCAAGCCGTCACGTGGCACGCTTCCGACAGTTCGCCCCCACCTAGGGCTGGCCGTGCCCTGCTGACGTTCGTCTGCACCCTCGTTGTTTAGCAGCTGTTTTCCGAACCGCTCCTTGCAGAGCGACCGTTGTTTCGTGCGCGCACGGATCAACGCAGTTATTCGTTGAAAACGCTGCTAACTCTTTGATACCATGACTTCTTTCTATGGGCGCTTGGCGGTGCCGATGCTTGGCTTATGCCTAGGTAGCACGCACCTCGCCCTTGCCCAATCGGATGCCCTAGCCCCCGTGCGCGGACAGGTAACCGACGCTGCTTCGTCGGCTCCGCTACCCGGCGCCGTGGTGCGCTGGCTTGGCACCGCTGATGGCGCTACCACTACAGATGCTGCGGGCACCTTCAGCTTGGTACGGCCTGCGCGGGCTACCAATCAACTCATTATCAACTCTCTTAGTTACCAACCCGATACCATCACACTCAGCGGTGGTACTTACGTGCGCATCGCGCTGCGGCGCAGCACCGAGCTAGGTGAGGTGAAAGTGGAAGGTCGTACTCCTAGCTACTCGGCCCTTACTCCTACGAATACGCAGGTCATCACCAGCCGCGACCTGACCAAATCGGCGTGCTGCAACCTAGCCGAGAGTTTTGAAACCAATGCCTCCGTGGAAGTTTCCACTACCGATGCCGTGTCTGGCGCCAAGCAGATTCAGTTGCTAGGTTTGGACGGGGCTTACTCGTTGATGACGGTCGATAACTTGCCGGCGTTGCGGGGCTTGTCTACTCCTTACCGCCTCGGCTATCTATCGGGCACCTGGATTGATGGTATCGACATCATCAAGGGCATGGGCTCGGTGGTGAGTGGCTACGAGAGCATTTCGGGCCAAGTGAACGTGCGCCTGAAAGAGCCCGAAAAAACGGATCGGCTGCTGTTCAACGCCTATGTCAACGACCTCGGCAAATTTGACCTGAACCTGAACGTATCGGCGCAGGCTTCGCCGAAGGTGAGCACGGCCTTGCTGCTGCATACCGACCACCTCGGCAACCGCGTCGACCGTAACAAGGATGGCTTTCTGGATTTGCCCTTAGCCACGCAGTATAACCTCTTTAATAAGTGGAAATACAAGTCGGGGAAAGGCATTGTGAGCGAGCTAGGCCTAGGTGCCTTGCGCGAAACCCGGCAGGGCGGCCAGATGGACTTTCGAGAAAGCACACCTGGCGGCTACTACGGTACCACGCTCACCACCAACCGCTACACCGGCTACAGTAAAACCAGCTACACCTGGCCGGGCCGCCCCTACCAAAGTGTGGGGCTGATGCTGTCGGGTACGAGCCACGCCTTTGACTCGCAATACGGGCTGCGCACCTACGACGGCACCCAGCGCACCGGTCTAGCTACCCTGATGTTTCAGAGCATCCTTGGCACCACGGCCCACACCTACCGCCTAGGGGTAAGCTACTTGCACGACGATTACCGTGAGGTATTGCGCCAGGGCTTTACTTACGTGAACGAAACACCCGCGCAACAATATGCTCGTGAGCACCGCAACCGCTTCGAGCGGGTACCAGGAGCTTTTGCCGAGTACACGTACCAGAACGCCCGCAACCTCACGCTAGTAGGCGGCTTACGAGTAGACCGCCACAATCTATATGGCTGGGTACTCACGCCGCGCTTCAACGTGAAGTACGACGTGACACCTACCACCATCTTGCGCGGGGCGGCGGGCCGGGGCTTCCGGGTAGCTAATCCCATCGCGGAAAATGCCGGCATGCTGGTCAGCTCGCGGGCGTTCGTCATCGACCAAAACCTACGGCCTGAGCGTGCCTGGAACGTAGGCGGCAGTTTCACCCAGTACTTCACCCTAGCTGGGCGTCAAGCGACGTTCATCACCGACTATTACTACACGTGGTTCCAGAACCAAGTAGTGGCAGATTCCTACACCGAACCAAGCCAGCTCATCATCACCAACCTAGCTCCGGGCGGCCGTTCTTTCTCGCGCAGCTTCCAAGCCGAAGTGCAGGTAGAACCGGTGAAAGGCTTGCAGGCTAAAGCCGCCTATAAGTATCTGGACGTGCAGACCGATTATGACGGCCAGCTTCTGCCGCGGCCGCTTACGGTGCCGCACCGTGCTTTCGTGAACCTAGGATACGCCTCAGCCTTCGATAAGTGGCGCGGCGACTTCACGGTGCAATGGTACGGGCAGCGCCCCTTGGCGCCGCATCCTGGCGCCAGCGGCCACCAGCACGGCTCCGGGGAAAGCACGCTCCCGGTCGCGCCCCGCTTTGCCCTGCTCAACGCACAAGTCACCCGCGCCTTCAAACGAATCGAATTGTACGCGGGCGTCGAGAACCTGACCAACTATCGGCAGCCAAACCCAATTATGGGTGCCAACCAGCCCTTCGGTCCGCATTTCGACGCGGCGATGGTGTGGGGGCCAACCTATGGCCGACTAACCTACGCGGGCTTGCGCTTCAAAATAGAGTAGCGCTGGCTGACTTTTTTTACCGCATCTGTTGTTTAATCTTCGTTAGGCTTTTCTCACGCAGAAGATACCTAGCCCCTCTTTAACTCTCTTTTCTTTATGAAAATCCTTTCATCTTTCCTGCTGGCCGCAGCCATGCTTTTCACTGTGTCGGCGGCCAATGCCCAAGATATTGCTAAGGCAAAAGCGAAAGGCGCTGCCGAGCAAGTGCAGTTTAAGACGTCGGCTGTGTGCGACATGTGCAAAGCCCGTCTGGAGAAGTCGATGGCTTATGAAAAGGGCGTGCAGGCCGCTAATCTGGACGTAAAAAGCAAGCTGCTCACTGTAACGTACCGCCCCGATAAAACCACCCCGGAAGCGCTGCTCACCGCCGTGCAGCGCACCGGCTACGACGCCGACGGGCAAACAGCCGATGCCCGTGCTTACGACCGTTTGCCCGACTGCTGCAAGAAAACAAACAATACCCACACGGATAGCGCCCACTAGTGGGTAGCTAATGGTGCCACGCAAAAGCCCGAACCTAGCTAGGTTCGGGCTTTTGTGTTGTAAAGTAGGCTTCTAGCAGGTTCCTTTAAGCGCGCGTCTCAACGGCAAATTCCAGCACAGCCTGAATAGACAGCGGCTTGGTTAAGCGGCGACGATTGATACCGGATATCTCCAAGGTAAAAGAATCTGTTCGTAGATAATCCAGCAGGTTAGGCCAATGCGGCACGTCCATGGCAATGCGGGTAGGCTCTAGCTCGTGGTTCGTGAACGAGGCAATAGACACTTTCCGATTATTAGCTGAAAGAAAACAGTTACCGGTGGCGAGGTTAGCCAACGACGAAACGCCACGCCGTCCTTCTTTATTCTTGGAAAGCAAGCATTCGAGATAGCCGCTCCGCAGCGTAACGACGGTTACATCGTGCTGATCGAGTACCGTCAGGCATGGCAAAGACCCCGGCAATGTGGTTTCCGACAAATAAATCAGGTCCATATCGGGGTCAAGATGCTCGTTTATGGCGCGGGTACTCAAACCGAAGTTGGTGCGCAGGGAACGACGCAGGCCTTGGGTAGGATCAATCGTGAGTACGGCGGCAAGTGTGATGGGGGGTGGCACTACAGGCACCATGAGCAACGGTTTCATATGCTGGCAAATAGGTAGGTCAGCACCCGACCTAAAAGCTTTCAGAACTAGCCCGAAATCAATCAGCGGTACTGCATGCAGAACAGGTCACCACATTAACGAATCTTTGAGGCCTAAGTTACTTAAGTAGAACAACATGCGTTAAAAATATACCAAGACCAGTATAGAGCCTATTAAGGCAGTATTATTGGCCGAAATGCAGCGTGTATGGGCACTATTGCTTATCATAGCGCTTACCTCTGCTAAGTACGTCCTTTATGAAAATTACCTGCGCGCTACTCGATGATGATCCACTAACCTTGGATCTACTCAGTAGCTACATTGCCCTGACTGATGTGCTGGAGCTAAAAGCCACCTTCAGCGATTCGCTTGACGCACACGCATTTCTTGCGCAGGAGCAAGTACAGGTTCTTTTTCTTGATGTGGCGATGCCTAAGCTCAACGGCTTGGAGCTGATTCGCACCTTGCGCCACCCACCACTGGTTGTTCTCCTGACAGCTTATCCGCAATACGCTCTGGAGGCTTTCGATCTGGATGTCGTTGATTATCTGCTCAAACCTATCACCATGGAGCGCTTTCTGCGGGCCGTCACGAAGGTCAGCAACTTGGTTCGAGGACAGACAGTAACCGCTGACACCGCCTTCTTTATTCGGGCCGATGCCCAGTACATACGCCTGTGTTACCAGCAAGTCTTGTTTATCGAAGCGCTAAAAGACTTCACAAAGCTGCATACTACCGACGGCAAGACGCACCTAACGCTGGTTAACTTAAAGAATCTGGAGGAACAACTGCCATCGACTTTGTTCGTGCGCACGCATCGTTCTTACCTCATCAATACCCAGCACATCGAGTCAATTAATAACCTGGAAGTGCGCTTAGGCGGCTACACGCTACCCCTAGGGCAAACGTACCGGGAACAGGTCACAGACCGGCTCGTCAACCGTTCGCTTATCCGGCGGCAACCTTAGGACGGGCGGGCACAGCCTCGGTAAGTGCATCCGTTGCACGCGGGATGGTGAAGCAAAAGGTAGTACCTAGCTCTGGTTGGGTTTGAAAGCTGAGCTGTCCACCGTTACGCTCCACAAATTCTTTGCATAGGCGCAGACCTAGACCAGTTCCTCGCTCGTCGGCCGTGCCGCTGGTCGTATGCAACTTAGCCTCACCGAAAATACGGAGCCGGTCTGCGTCCGTAATCCCGACGCCCGTGTCTGTCACGGCCACTTCCCAAAAGGCTCCTTTCGGCGCGGCAGCAATTCTAACTACGCCAAACTCTGGTGTAAACTTGATAGCATTGCTCAGTAGATTGCGCAGAACCAGCCGCGTCATGTCTGGGTCAGCCAAGCACATATAAGATTGCTCCAGCTCATTCTGCAAACTGATTCGTTTGCGCTTCGCTTCTACGCTAACCAAGGCGAGCGTTTCTATCACTAGCTCGTTCAGCACGAGCTTTTTAGGGCGCGGGCGAACATCTTGCAAGTGAGCCGCCGACCAATTGAGTAGACTGTCAAGCAGCTGTAACGTGGTATCGAGGGTGTACGTCAGCTGCTCTTTGTGCGCCGCTAATCGTTCGATGGGGATGGTACCTAGGTCGAGCAGAGTGAGCAGCGAGTAGAGCGAGCCTAGCGGGCTGCGTACATCATGCGCCAAAGCACAAAAAAGCAAACTCTTCGTCTTGTTGAGCTGGGCTAGCTCTTCTTGCTGCTGGCGCAAGGCGGCTTGCTCTTGGCGGAGCGCACGGTTCTGTAGCCGTTGTCGGCGTAAGGCCCAAATCAACCCTAGCGCAACCAGCACCAGCAGCAAATCGCTCATCATCAATCCACTGCGCATTAAGGGCCACGGAGTCATAGAGAAGAGCGAAGCTAGCGGCATAGGCTATTTGGTTTGCCAAAGCCGCCACCAAGGTAGGTACGGCTGGTCGTGGTGCTCGTAATGATACCCAAAAAAGTAACAGCTCAAAAAAGCCCACAGGTGGTGCCGAAGTTGCGTGCGCGATTTGTGCGTGTTATCGGGGGCGTGTTCGCCGCGGTGGGGCAAGTAAGTGCCAAAGAAGAACAGCTGCACGGTAGCTAGCACTGCTGGTACCATCCAGAAGGCGATAACATTCGCCATTGGAAAGAACAGCTTCAGCACGTTGTAGGTAATGGCCATCAGCACGACTTGCCACCACGTTACGTAGTTCCAGGCGAAGCGCGCTAGCCACGGCAGAAAACCGGGGTGCTTGCCATCATGAAAATCAGGGTCCTCTTCCGTCGCGACGTGGCGGTGGTGCTGGTGATGCTTGGGCAGCATCCTAGGAAACCAATTATAGGCAAATAGCAACGCGGTGACAGTACCGATACCATTGTTCAGGCGCTTGTCGGTGCTTACCACACCATGCATGGCGTCGTGGGCGGTAATGAACAGGCCGGTGTAAAGGTGCGTTTGCACTAAGGCGAGCAGGTAAGGCCACGGCGTTGCCCAGTCAGGCTGGTAGAAACCGAGCAGAAACGTAAGCAGACCCGTCCATAACGCAATAATCGTCAGCGCAACCACTACACCTTTGCCGTGTAGAGGCTGGGGCTTCACGCGCTTTTGCGTTATGGCAGATTGGGTAGCTAGCATGTTCTGATCTATCGTTTCTGGTAGCACCTCTTGGGATTCATTGCAGTGTTTTACTGCGCGCGATGCTACTCCGTTACAGCTTGAGCAAAGCGTCGCGCACGTTTTCCATGAGCCACATGGGCGTGCTAGTGGCTCCGCAGATACCAACAGACTGTCCGGCCTGAAACCAGTCGGACTGAATTTCTTCTACTTTAGAAATAAAGTGCGTATTCGGATTGGTATCCTTGCACACCTGGTAAAGTACCTTGCCGTTACTACTTTTCGTACCAGACACAAATACAATCTGGTCGAACTGGGCCGCAAACCGACGCAAGTCTTTGTCCCGGTTGCTCACCTGCCGACAGATCGTATCGTTGGCTGACACCGAGTAGCCGCGCTGCTCAAGCTCCCCTTTGATCCGGTAAAAAGAATCGGTGCTCTTTGTGGTCTGGCTGTAGAGCGTCACGTTGCTGGGCAATTCATGGCGCAACAACTCCTCTAGGTTTTCAAACACGACGGCATTACCACTGGTCTGCCCTAACAAGCCCCGCACCTCGGCATGACCATGCTTGCCGTAGATGAAGATCTGCTCCTGCTTATCGTAGCTGGTTTTGATGCGGTTTTGCAGCTTGAGTACTACCGGACACGAAGCATCAATCAGTGTTAGGTTGTTCTCTAGAGCGGTCTGATACGTGCAAGGTGGTTCGCCATGCGCCCGAATCAGCACAGCTTCATCGCGCAGCTGCGAAAACGTATTGTAGTCAATAATACGCAGGCCCTGCTTTTCGAGGCGCTCCACTTCTTCATCGTTGTGCACGATGTCGCCCAGGCAATATAAATAGCCCTGTTCTTGCAGAATATCCTCGGCCATCTGAATGGCATAAATGACGCCGAAGCAGAAGCCGGAATTGGGGTCGATACGGACGCTCAGTTGGTGCGGCATAGCTTCCTAACCGCAAAACCCGGCAGAAGGTTGTGGGTCTTAGCCTAGAAGTGAGAAGTTTATATTTGAGCTCACTAAAGTT
This Hymenobacter sp. GOD-10R DNA region includes the following protein-coding sequences:
- a CDS encoding heavy metal-associated domain-containing protein, whose amino-acid sequence is MKILSSFLLAAAMLFTVSAANAQDIAKAKAKGAAEQVQFKTSAVCDMCKARLEKSMAYEKGVQAANLDVKSKLLTVTYRPDKTTPEALLTAVQRTGYDADGQTADARAYDRLPDCCKKTNNTHTDSAH
- a CDS encoding LytTR family DNA-binding domain-containing protein — its product is MKITCALLDDDPLTLDLLSSYIALTDVLELKATFSDSLDAHAFLAQEQVQVLFLDVAMPKLNGLELIRTLRHPPLVVLLTAYPQYALEAFDLDVVDYLLKPITMERFLRAVTKVSNLVRGQTVTADTAFFIRADAQYIRLCYQQVLFIEALKDFTKLHTTDGKTHLTLVNLKNLEEQLPSTLFVRTHRSYLINTQHIESINNLEVRLGGYTLPLGQTYREQVTDRLVNRSLIRRQP
- a CDS encoding HAMP domain-containing sensor histidine kinase, yielding MTPWPLMRSGLMMSDLLLVLVALGLIWALRRQRLQNRALRQEQAALRQQQEELAQLNKTKSLLFCALAHDVRSPLGSLYSLLTLLDLGTIPIERLAAHKEQLTYTLDTTLQLLDSLLNWSAAHLQDVRPRPKKLVLNELVIETLALVSVEAKRKRISLQNELEQSYMCLADPDMTRLVLRNLLSNAIKFTPEFGVVRIAAAPKGAFWEVAVTDTGVGITDADRLRIFGEAKLHTTSGTADERGTGLGLRLCKEFVERNGGQLSFQTQPELGTTFCFTIPRATDALTEAVPARPKVAAG
- a CDS encoding fatty acid desaturase, whose translation is MLATQSAITQKRVKPQPLHGKGVVVALTIIALWTGLLTFLLGFYQPDWATPWPYLLALVQTHLYTGLFITAHDAMHGVVSTDKRLNNGIGTVTALLFAYNWFPRMLPKHHQHHRHVATEEDPDFHDGKHPGFLPWLARFAWNYVTWWQVVLMAITYNVLKLFFPMANVIAFWMVPAVLATVQLFFFGTYLPHRGEHAPDNTHKSRTQLRHHLWAFLSCYFFGYHYEHHDQPYLPWWRLWQTK
- a CDS encoding 4-hydroxy-3-methylbut-2-enyl diphosphate reductase, with the protein product MPHQLSVRIDPNSGFCFGVIYAIQMAEDILQEQGYLYCLGDIVHNDEEVERLEKQGLRIIDYNTFSQLRDEAVLIRAHGEPPCTYQTALENNLTLIDASCPVVLKLQNRIKTSYDKQEQIFIYGKHGHAEVRGLLGQTSGNAVVFENLEELLRHELPSNVTLYSQTTKSTDSFYRIKGELEQRGYSVSANDTICRQVSNRDKDLRRFAAQFDQIVFVSGTKSSNGKVLYQVCKDTNPNTHFISKVEEIQSDWFQAGQSVGICGATSTPMWLMENVRDALLKL